A genomic segment from Labrus bergylta chromosome 3, fLabBer1.1, whole genome shotgun sequence encodes:
- the mettl21e gene encoding methyltransferase like 21e, which produces MESSQAKATKDTKEEGAAVDAELSKAIMARCFHPSLIAAEAWEGYMFNDQQIRIKESTDLYGAVLWPSAMVLCHFLETNRDNYNLTDKNVIELGAGTGLVTIVASLLGAKVTSTDLPDVLGNLQYNVLRNTKGRCKYIPLVTELIWGQEVEQRLPHATHSFDYILAADVVYAHPFLDELMDTFDHLCQDNTQILWAMRFRLDPENSFVDRFQQRFHLEMLYDLPSLSIKLYRAWRKG; this is translated from the exons ATGGAGTCTTCACAGGCCAAGGCAACTAAGGACACCAAAGAGGAAG GTGCTGCTGTAGATGCAGAACTATCCAAAGCCATAATGGCTCGATGTTTCCACCCCTCTCTGATCGCCGCGGAGGCCTGGGAGGGATACATGTTTAATGATCAGCAGATCAGGATCAAAGAGTCCACAGACCTTTACGGTGCTGTGCTCTGGCCCTCG GCGATGGTGCTGTGTCATTTCTTAGAGACCAACCGAGACAATTACAACCTAACAGACAAGAACGTGATTGAACTGGGAGCTGGAACTGGGCTGGTCACCATCGTAGCCAGCCTGTTAG gtgcTAAGGTTACCTCCACTGACCTTCCTGATGTGTTGGGGAACCTCCAGTACAATGTCTTGCGCAACACCAAGGGTAGATGCAAATACATCCCACTG GTCACTGAGCTGATCTGGGGTCAGGAGGTGGAGCAGCGTTTACCTCATGCCACACACTCTTTCGACTACATCCTGGCAGCTGACGTGGTGTATGCTCATCCGTTCCTGGATGAGCTGATGGACACCTTTGACCACCTGTGTCAGGATAACACACAGATCCTGTGGGCCATGCGCTTTCGCCTGGACCCAGAGAACAGTTTTGTGGATCGCTTTCAGCAACGCTTCCACCTGGAGATGCTGTACGACCTTCCGAGTCTGAGTATCAAACTGTACCGAGCCTGGAGGAAGGGCTGA
- the mrpl16 gene encoding 39S ribosomal protein L16, mitochondrial — MLSFIKAAVGGFTGICRAHGHQGSLNNHLKVLTAGLKTYDIPPDFSDVVLPEKPKLKFVNKVPNLKKAKKEMKKLRDIQGPARAANTFTTGQYAIVALGGGYLHWGHIEMMRLTVNRKMDPRTTFARWRINGPYKPITRKGLGQRMGGGKGAIDHYVTPVRYGRLILEVGGKVELGEVEHILIEIAKKLPFPAKVMSRESLEVMHKKQADMEHNNQNPWTFKQIVQGNMLGSRKVLSPFDLRNHGRFTGKFHLPGRV; from the exons ATGCTCTCATTCATCAAGGCGGCCGTCGGAGGATTCACCGGCATCTGTAGAGCCCACGGTCACCAAG GTTCTTTGAACAACCATTTGAAAGTCCTCACTGCTGGACTGAAGACGTACGACATACCTCCTGACTTCAGCG ATGTGGTTTTGCCGGAGAAACCAAAACTGAAGTTTGTGAACAAAGTGCCAAACttaaaaaaggcaaagaaagagatgaagaagCTACGTGATATCCAAGGGCCAGCTAGGGCAGCTAATACCTTCACGACAGGACAGTATGCTATTGTG GCCTTGGGAGGTGGTTACCTTCATTGGGGACACATTGAGATGATGCGTCTCACTGTCAACCGCAAAATGGATCCACGTACAACATTTGCCCGTTGGCGAATCAATGGCCCATATAAGCCGATCACGCGTAAAGGTCTGGGTCAGCGCATGGGTGGGGGCAAAGGAGCCATTGACCACTATGTGACACCTGTCCGCTACGGCCGTCTGATCTTGGAGGTCGGAGGGAAGGTGGAGCTGGGGGAGGTTGAGCACATCTTGATTGAAATAGCAAAGAAGCTTCCTTTCCCTGCCAAG gtCATGAGCAGAGAGAGCCTAGAAGTGATGCACAAGAAGCAGGCTGATATGGAGCACAACAACCAGAACCCGTGGACCTTCAAGCAGATAGTGCAAGGCAACATGCTGGGTAGTAGAAAGGTGCTCAGCCCCTTTGACCTGCGCAATCATGGACGCTTCACAGGCAAATTTCACCTCCCGGGGAGGGTGTAA
- the txnl4b gene encoding thioredoxin-like protein 4B, with the protein MSLFLPKLTCKKDIDEVIKGVAEKVLVLRFGRDEDSVCLHLDEILSKTAHDLSNMASIYIIDVDKAPIYTRYFDISYIPSTVFFFNGQHMKVDYGSPDHTKFVGSFKTKQDFMDLIEVIYRGAMRGKMIVQSPIDPQNIPKYDLLYHGI; encoded by the exons atgagtttgtttttgccCAAATTGACTTGCAAAAAAGACATAGATGAAGTCATTAAAGGCGTCGCGGAGAAGGTGTTAGTCTTGAGATTCGGCAGAGACGAAGACTCGGTTTGTCTCCATCTGGATGAGATT CTGTCAAAAACAGCTCATGACCTGAGCAACATGGCCTCAATATACATTATTGATGTGGATAAAGCTCCAATCTACACCAGATACTTTGACATCAGCTACATCCCctccactgttttctttttcaatggaCAGCACATGAAAGTGGATTATGG CTCTCCAGATCACACCAAATTTGTCGGCAGCTTCAAGACCAAGCAAGATTTCATGGATCTTATCGAAGTCATTTACAGAGGAGCCATGCGTGGGAAGATGATTGTTCAGAGTCCAATAGATCCTCAAAATATTCCAAAATATGATCTCCTCTACCATGGTATTTAG
- the ercc5 gene encoding DNA excision repair protein ERCC-5 homolog — translation MGVHGLWRLLESTGKPINPETLEGKILAVDISIWLNQAVKGVRDRDGNSVQNAHLLTLFHRVCKLLFFRIRPVFVFDGDAPLLKKQTLALRRQRKEELSRESKQTNEKLLKTFLKRQAIKAALGDHSKDPLPSLSSVRRDEVDDMYILPALPEADEKDKSSSEEEEEEEKESGEPEDNFQMYQGELYQDPNSVDINSEEFSCLPPEMKHEILKEMKEFSKRRRTMYHKPPERSGDFSQYQLAGLLQRNKLNQRLVGVEKEMRQQSAGSAPQLYNEDGDTQSHNVESQRLVSEDHSHYILIKGSKKNETVPESRPAADPWSGSSLSGWKRPVVGRPEPLWRPAGEEEGKVQVPSSTEVKPSVSKPSEEDTSPPSPRTLEAIQSAIYTSSDEEKTERDKGDANLSPRTLLAIQEALSEDDAPTKHRTLISSASTKRQVELKVPVVISSSDEEMEQDKVKSPSLETSDYVGSTAGQSSHVQDSLFVGSYEDEIEEVIGQRNKALRGAVLQQPKEKAGEDAKKGELTEDTRTGSRGETEKKEEELERRESEHALIRQNRDLLRPQAAATSNQKKLPISPSAQIREKPCVTETMIPPDDVKPEAGEESESEESFIVVSEEEEDEDDSPVMIREKGSPDKAKAVVTKTEDKLVECLTEAQSEPNAAVTSEEEEEEEEEEEEEEESRAEEEELKDEKETESNSTPAVNEWEHFDVAELEAMESSLEVEQNNLRERKQQQERMANTVTGQMYLESQELLRLFGIPFLVAPMEAEAQCAALDRADHTNGTITDDSDVWLFGGRHVYKNFFSQNKYVEHFQFSDMQNQLGLDRTKLINLAYLLGSDYTEGIPGVGYVTGMEILNEFPGPGLEPLIQFSNWWSEAQEKKRLVSNPRDTKVKKKLRALKLQTGFPSPAVAQAYLQPAVDQSDSSFSWGRPQLDMIKEFCLSRFGWSSRKTEETLQPVIKQLQSQQTQLRIDSFFRMEQQEKQTIRSQRLRRAVTCMKRKKKEGGEEDEEDSEEETLSPSKSKKGRTASESPMKGAGVERGEEKRPAAAAGGGFLGSEVRVEPSVTSQKEVSCSIQESLSVKAPQSSKTPTQRASRRSSSSSEDSDDGGDEVAMVTARSVFDGSRRGRGGKNTRGRGNMRGKGRGRKTKEKN, via the exons ATGGGGGTGCACGGACTCTGGAGGCTGCTTGAGAGCACCGGGAAACCCATCAACCCCGAGACCCTGGAAGGGAAGATCCTTGCTGTTG ACATCAGTATATGGCTGAACCAGGCAGTGAAGGGAGTGAGAGACCGGGATGGAAACAGCGTGCAGAACGCCCACCTCCTCACTCTCTTCCACCGGGTCTGCAAGCTGCTGTTCTTCCGCATCAGGccggtgtttgtgtttgatgggGACGCCCCGCTGCTGAAGAAGCAGACTCTT GCTCTGAGGAGGCAGAGGAAAGAGGAGTTGAGTCGGGAGTCCAAACAGACCAATGAGAAACTCCTCAAGACATTCTTGAAGAGACAAGCTATTAAAGCTGCACTTGGAGACCACAG TAAGGACCCTCTCCCCAGCCTCTCCAGTGTGAGGCGAGATGAGGTGGACGACATGTACATTCTGCCGGCGCTGCCAGAGGCAGATGAAAAGGACAAAAGCAG ttcagaagaggaggaagaagaggagaaagagtcGGGGGAGCCAGAAGATAACTTTCAAATGTATCAG GGAGAATTGTATCAAGATCCCAACTCGGTGGATATCAACTCTGAGGAGTTTTCCTGCCTGCCTCCTGAAATGAAACACGAGATACTCAAAGAGATGAAAGAGTTTTCCAAGAGACGCCGGACCATGTACCACAAACCTCCTGAG CGTTCTGGAGACTTCTCGCAGTACCAGCTTGCAGGCCTGCTGCAGAGGAATAAGCTAAACCAGCGTCTGGTTGGAGTGGAGAAAGAGATGAGACAGCAGAGTGCTGGCAGTGCTCCACAGCTCTACAATGAGGACGGGgacacacaaagtcacaacGTAGAGTCTCAGAGACTGGTCTCTGAAGACCATTCCCATTACATCCTTATTAAAG GCTCTAAAAAGAATGAGACCGTCCCTGAGAGCCGACCTGCAGCTGACCCCTGGTCTGGGAGCTCTCTGTCAGGCTGGAAAAGACCAGTAGTGGGCAGACCAGAGCCTCTGTGGCGTCCTGCTGGTGAGGAAGAGGGGAAAGTCCAAGTTCCCTCCTCAACGGAGGTCAAACCCTCTGTCTCAAAACCTTCTGAGGAGGACACGTCACCACCCTCACCTCGCACGCTGGAGGCTATCCAGTCTGCGATCTACACTAGCTCAGATGAGGAGAAGACGGAGCGGGATAAAGGGGACGCAAATTTGTCTCCACGTACCCTGCTGGCCATCCAAGAAGCTCTATCTGAGGATGATGCTCCTACCAAACACAGGACTCTAATCAGCAGTGCGTCCACCAAGCGGCAGGTAGAGCTTAAAGTTCCTGTGGTCATCAGCAGCTCAGACGAAGAGATGGAACAAGACAAAGTGAAGTCTCCATCTCTAGAAACATCGGATTATGTAGGGAGCACAGCAGGCCAAAGTTCACATGTGCAGGATAGTTTGTTTGTGGGCAGTTATGAAGATGAGATTGAGGAAGTGATTGGTCAGAGAAATAAAGCACTCCGCGGTGCAGTGCTGCAACAACCAAAGGAGAAGGCAGGAGAGGATGCAAAGAAAGGAGAGTTGACAGAGGATACAAGGACAGGAAgtagaggagagacagagaagaaagaagaagagctgGAGAGAAGAGAATCAGAGCATGCATTGATCAGACAGAACAGAGATTTGCTTCGACCACAGGCTGCTGCTACATCAAATCAGAAAAAATTACCCATCAGTCCCTCTGCTCAGATAAGGGAAAAGCCTTGTGTTACAGAGACTATGATACCTCCTGATGATGTAAAACCAGAGGCCGGTGAGGAGAGTGAGTCAGAAG agaGCTTCATCGTGGtgtcagaggaagaagaggatgaagatgatTCCCCTGTGATGATTAGAGAAAAAGGATCTCCAGATAAAGCCAAGGCAGTTGTGACAAAGACAGAAGACAAACTGGTGGAATGTTTGACGGAGGCTCAAAGTGAACCGAACGCTGCTGTgacatcagaagaagaagaagaagaagaagaagaggaggaggaggaggaggagagtcgggctgaagaggaagagctgaaggatgaaaaagagacagagtcGAACTCAACTCCAGCCGTCAATGAGTGGGAACATTTCGATGTG GCTGAGCTGGAGGCAATGGAGAGCTCTCTGGAGGTGGAGCAGAACAACCTGAGGGAGcggaaacagcagcaggagaggatgGCTAACACTGTCACTGGACAGATGTACCTGGAGAGTCAG GAGCTGCTGCGGCTGTTCGGCATCCCGTTCCTGGTGGCTCCGATGGAGGCGGAGGCTCAGTGTGCCGCGCTCGACCGCGCCGACCACACAAACGGCACCATCACAGACGACTCTGATGTGTGGCTGTTTGGAGGACGACACGTCTACAAGAACTTCTTCAGCCAGAACAAATATGTCGAACACTTCCAATTCAGCGACATGCAGAACCAGCTGG GTCTGGACAGAACTAAACTGATCAACTTGGCTTATCTGCTGGGGAGTGACTACACCGAGGGCATTCCTGGTGTGGGATATGTGACCGGCATGGAGATACTAAATGAGTTTCCTGGGCCCGGCCTTGAGCCGCTCATACAGTTCAG TAACTGGTGGTCCGAGGCTCAGGAGAAAAAGCGTCTGGTTTCTAATCCTCGGGACACGAAGGTTAAGAAGAAGTTGAGAGCTCTCAAACTGCAGACGGGGTTTCCCAGCCCTGCAGTGGCTCAGGCTTACCTTCAGCCTGCTGTGGACCAGTCAGACAGCTCCTTCAGCTGGGGACGCCCACAACTCGACATGATCAAAGA GTTCTGTCTGAGTCGTTTTGGTTGGAGCAGTCGAAAGACCGAGGAGACTCTTCAGCCTGTAATCAAGCAGCTCCAGAGCCAGCAG ACTCAGTTGCGGATCGACTCATTCTTCCGCATGGAGCAACAGGAGAAGCAGACGATCCGCAGTCAGCGTCTCCGTCGAGCCGTCACCTgcatgaagaggaagaagaaagaaggaggggaggaggacgaggaggacagTGAGGAGGAAACGCTTTCACCATCCAAATCCAAGAAGGGAAGGACAGCAAGTGAGAGTCCGATGAAAGGAGCAGGAGTAGAGAGGGGTGAGGAGAAGaggcctgcagcagcagcaggaggaggatttCTGGGGTCAGAAGTACGTGTTGAACCTTCTGTTACATCTCAGAAGGAAGTAAGCTGCAGCATCCAGGAGTCCCTCTCAGTCAAAGCCCCTCAGTCTAGTAAGACTCCAACACAGAGGGCCAGtaggaggagcagcagctccAGCGAGGACAGCGATGATGGCGGTGATGAAGTTGCTATGGTTACAGCCCGGTCGGTGTTCGACGGCAGCAGACGAGGCCGAGGGGGAAAAAATACAAGGGGAAGGGGAAATATGAGAGGAAAAGGCAGGGGgaggaagacaaaagaaaaaaactga
- the blzf1 gene encoding golgin-45: MTAAARVSARVPIRVAGDGMETEKPPAVLEVKTDTLPPGPVSVPLLKVASPKHSPKSNHPALPVTPHPLGVLHLGKVSREACMEVEAVRIVVPRAAISRSSRTGPAEGKGEAGQQAEEQGSPPLPLVEDWRVQLEKLQNSERRLLQDKEGLTNQIRVQTEVNRELKKLLVASVGDDLQYHFERLSREKNQLILENEALGRSLSHTAEQLERMSIQCDVWRSKFLASRVMAEELTNARAALQRQTREAQGAIQDLLVEREEFSRDMVITHRSLEQLLVSLQWGRQQTYYPSAQPLSTGELAAANHKLADAINSHLLGNTSSSTSSVLKSNSAAAEQFCSTPAEKMAEKVLKILDPISCSEIKADLPLSDSPTSNFLSNKKSIGRFHPYTRYENITFNCCERCSGDILVL, translated from the exons ATGACGGCTGCTGCCAGAG TCTCGGCCAGAGTGCCCATTCGAGTGGCAGGCGATGGCATGGAAACTGAAAAACCGCCGGCTGTCTTGGAGGTTAAGACAGACACGCTGCCACCAGGTCCAGTCTCAGTTCCCCTGCTGAAGGTGGCAAGTCCAAAACACAGCCCCAAATCGAATCACCCCGCTCTTCCTGTTACGCCGCATCCACTCGGCGTACTCCACCTGGGCAAAGTGAGTCGGGAGGCCTGCATGGAGGTGGAGGCCGTCAGGATTGTTGTCCCTCGTGCGGCTATTAGCCGGAGCAGCCGCACAGGACCTGCTGAGGGGAAAGGGGAGGCAGGGCAACAGGCTGAGGAGCAGGGATCACCCCCGCTGCCTCTGGTGGAGGACTGGAGAGTACAGCTGGAGAAGCTGCAGAACTCTGAACGCAGGCTCCTGCAGGACAAGGAAGGCCTTACCAATCAGATTCGTGTGCAGACAGag GTGAACCGTGAGCTAAAGAAACTGCTGGTGGCGTCAGTTGGGGATGACCTTCAGTACCACTTTGAGCGTCTCTCGCGGGAGAAGAACCAGCTGATTCTGGAGAACGAGGCTCTTGGCCGCAGTCTGtcacacacagcagagcagcTGGAGCGGATGAGTATCCAGTGTGATGTTTGGAGGAGCAAGTTCCTGGCCAGCAG AGTCATGGCTGAGGAGCTGACGAATGCCagagcagctctgcagagacAGACCAGAGAGGCACAAGGAGCAATTCAGGACCTTCTTGTAGAGAGAGAAGAGTTCTCCAGAGACATGGTGATCACTCACAG ATCTCTGGAGCAGCTGCTGGTCTCTCTGCAGTGGGGCAGACAGCAGACCTACTACCCCAGTGCACAGCCCCTCAGCACAGGAGAGCTGGCAGCAGCTAATCACAAGCTAGCAGATGCCATCAACTCCCACCTGCTGGgcaacaccagcagcagcacgAGCAGTGTGTTGAAGAGCAACAGTGCCGCAGCCGAGCAGTTCTGCAGCACACCTGCAGAGAAAATGGCTGAAAAG gtgctGAAGATTTTAGATCCAATTTCCTGTTCAGAAATCAAAGCAGATCTTCCACTCAGTGACTCCCCTACCTCAAACTTCCTCAGCAACAAGAAGAGCATCGGCAGATTTCATCCGTACACCCGCTATGAGAACATTACCTTTAACTGCTGCGAGCGCTGCTCTGGAGACATCCTGGTGCTGTAG
- the trmt10c gene encoding tRNA methyltransferase 10 homolog C, translating into MLRLLATQGLYDLCKCSHLVASCVMKRKATRLHRPHVLGRTFNTGSPVWKDAPQPQIDKPGELDTTYLDKWKSVMRSNVAPVEKVSEGEEANEDDENIEPEDTLKCSSPLEATREMVAMWREAGKFVPEELTDEQVRILAELTTKSARKKYLKFLAIKEGHRRTHKEKQQQRVAEKEAMKEQKGGQDGGAEEPKNTFVRKFWSRSLDQLLAWRSAQAMLFDQPLVIDMSYDSKMSRRELDNTVSQLMEVEGWNRRAVEPFHLHFCNLQEDGAYMQELLKRYGAETWDRLLITSSHRQHVDMFPREQLVYLTADSPNVLRKFDHSKVYIIGALVDRSIQSGLSLANAKRLKLATARLPLDEFLHWEIGAKNLTLDQMIRIMLTIKETGKWKEALKFVPQRKHDGFHQHKTERVMNNNRVIGATNHGPRLNVDRTLRSREETFKREGPSFHGSHKESGLSKAAGTKVQTSFKSNIEGRKGAGKNKTWWDKE; encoded by the coding sequence ATGTTGCGTCTTCTTGCAACCCAGGGTTTGTACGACCTCTGTAAGTGTAGTCATCTTGTGGCGTCATGTGTGATGAAGAGGAAAGCCACACGTCTTCACCGACCACACGTACTGGGCAGAACCTTCAACACTGGGAGCCCAGTGTGGAAAGATGCTCCCCAGCCTCAGATAGATAAACCAGGGGAACTGGACACAACATATCTGGATAAATGGAAATCTGTCATGAGGTCTAATGTTGCACCAGTAGAGAAAGTcagtgaaggagaggaggcGAATGAGGACGATGAAAACATTGAACCTGAAGACACTCTAAAGTGCAGCTCTCCACTGGAGGCCACTCGGGAAATGGTGGCGATGTGGCGCGAAGCTGGGAAGTTTGTACCTGAGGAGTTGACGGATGAACAGGTTAGGATTCTGGCGGAGCTCACCACCAAGTCCGCCAGGAAGAAGTACCTGAAGTTTCTGGCTATCAAAGAGGGCCACAGAAGGACACAtaaagagaagcagcagcaaagGGTGGCGGAGAAGGAagcaatgaaggagcagaaaggCGGACAGGACGGTGGAGCCGAGGAACcgaaaaatacatttgtgcgCAAGTTCTGGAGCCGCTCCCTGGACCAACTCCTGGCCTGGAGGAGCGCCCAGGCTATGCTGTTTGACCAGCCACTGGTGATTGATATGAGCTACGACTCCAAAATGTCCAGGAGAGAGTTGGATAACACGGTGTCCCAGCTGATGGAGGTGGAAGGGTGGAACCGGCGTGCCGTTGAGCCCTTCCACCTTCACTTCTGCAACCTGCAGGAAGACGGCGCGTACATGCAGGAGCTGCTCAAACGATATGGAGCGGAGACATGGGACCGCCTGCTCATCACCAGCAGCCACCGCCAGCATGTCGATATGTTTCCCCGTGAGCAGCTTGTATACCTCACTGCAGACTCGCCCAACGTTCTCCGCAAGTTTGACCACTCCAAAGTCTACATCATTGGGGCTCTGGTGGACCGCTCAATCCAGTCTGGGTTGTCTTTAGCCAACGCCAAGCGTCTGAAGCTGGCCACAGCCCGGTTACCTCTGGATGAGTTTCTCCACTGGGAGATTGGGGCCAAAAACCTGACCCTGGACCAGATGATCCGCATCATGCTCACGATCAAGGAGACTGGGAAATGGAAGGAGGCGCTGAAGTTTGTGCCTCAGAGGAAGCACGATGGATTCCACCAACATAAGACTGAGAGAGTGATGAACAATAACAGAGTCATTGGTGCAACAAACCATGGACCAAGGCTGAATGTTGACAGGACATTAAGATCCAGAGAAGAGACATTTAAACGTGAGGGTCCGAGTTTTCACGGGTCCCATAAGGAGTCAGGGTTAAGCAAAGCAGCTGGGACAAAAGTACAGACATCATTTAAGAGCAACATCGAGGGAAGGAAAGGTGCAGGCAAAAACAAAACGTGGTGGGACAAAGAGTGA